One genomic segment of Polynucleobacter sp. MWH-UH2A includes these proteins:
- a CDS encoding DNA polymerase III subunit chi, which translates to MARIDFHSNVADKLEYACRLTRKIWSATPEGQPVRNIVIVGEKADLKKLDELLWSFSPVDFLPHCFIDDEAAAENPIVLSESFASPSLDSIPHADVMIHLGVRMPADVPALVARFPRIVEVVTVNEAERLAGRERYKAYRELGHELHNFDQSKS; encoded by the coding sequence ATGGCAAGAATTGATTTTCACAGCAATGTAGCTGACAAATTGGAATATGCGTGTCGCTTGACGCGCAAAATTTGGAGTGCCACACCAGAAGGTCAGCCCGTTCGCAATATCGTGATTGTTGGTGAAAAGGCGGATTTAAAAAAACTCGACGAATTACTTTGGTCGTTTAGTCCTGTGGATTTTTTGCCGCACTGTTTCATTGACGATGAAGCTGCCGCTGAAAACCCAATTGTGCTCAGTGAGAGCTTTGCCTCACCTTCACTTGATTCCATTCCGCATGCCGATGTCATGATTCATCTGGGTGTGCGTATGCCTGCTGATGTGCCGGCGCTGGTAGCAAGGTTTCCACGTATTGTTGAGGTAGTTACGGTCAATGAGGCTGAGCGTTTAGCAGGGCGCGAGCGCTATAAAGCGTATCGCGAGCTTGGTCATGAACTGCATAACTTTGACCAATCTAAAAGCTAA